In a genomic window of Sediminispirochaeta bajacaliforniensis DSM 16054:
- a CDS encoding AAA family ATPase, giving the protein MELFSAAESNEKAPLAYRMSPRNLDEYIGQSHIVGPGRLLRRVIQADRLSSLIFYGPPGCGKTALARVIAGTTKSAFDTLNAVLSGVKELRQSISSAKERKELYDKRTILFVDEVHRWNKAQQDALLPWVENGTVILIGATTENPFFEVNPALVSRSRIFQLKPLRKDDLYAVAHQALNDRERGYGKWMVRFEEGALEHLIAVASGDARSLLGALELAVETSVDSFPPPEGTELFVSTNAAEESIQQKVVLYDKDGDYHFDVASAFIKSIRGSDPDAALYWMARMVRAGEDPRFIFRRMLISACEDIGLADPHALGVVESAAAAFDRVGMPEGRFHLTHAVLYLATAPKSNSSLAFFDALKAVEEDTKSEVPNHLRDANRDKEGFGHGEGYLYPHAYRDHWVAQHYLPEQMRGRLFYRPSSQGYEERVRDQVTRRREAQLALGQMEDPGEILSFGKPGGKEARWLARLADNASENLMMLRKAIFDEAKPARHELVLDLRADDGLLLWEACRKSPEGGVWGALRSREALQRLEGYASTLDDPGRPSLFIAGSEPLRKGIPEEISFEVVIGRNHFLRLPESEHPREMETIFSVLKPKGRFVVAETIPKYGMRLSDAVVSIAPQERSLIELLEKAEESIYETGTNDATSWDEKSLTDHAAAAGFQVDTPRFFPLEEERTIGSRELKRWLSPSTEGGYGACISQLNLADIRETEKRLTTILAGHPIPWRRKLALLKFHR; this is encoded by the coding sequence ATGGAACTTTTCAGTGCTGCCGAATCGAACGAAAAAGCCCCCCTCGCCTACCGGATGAGTCCCCGAAACCTCGACGAATACATCGGGCAGTCTCACATCGTCGGTCCCGGCAGGCTTCTGAGACGGGTCATTCAGGCGGACAGGCTCTCCAGTCTCATCTTCTACGGACCTCCGGGCTGTGGAAAGACCGCCTTGGCACGGGTAATCGCAGGAACGACGAAAAGCGCCTTCGATACCCTGAACGCCGTACTCTCCGGGGTAAAAGAGCTTCGTCAATCTATCTCCTCGGCAAAAGAACGCAAAGAACTTTACGACAAGCGGACCATCCTTTTCGTGGACGAGGTACACAGGTGGAACAAGGCACAGCAGGATGCTCTGCTTCCCTGGGTGGAAAACGGTACGGTGATTCTCATCGGCGCAACCACGGAAAACCCCTTTTTCGAGGTCAATCCGGCCCTGGTCAGTCGTAGTCGAATCTTTCAGCTCAAGCCCTTGCGTAAAGATGATTTGTATGCGGTGGCCCACCAGGCCCTTAACGACCGGGAAAGGGGATACGGCAAGTGGATGGTACGTTTCGAGGAGGGTGCCCTGGAGCACCTCATTGCTGTGGCTTCAGGGGATGCCCGAAGCCTGCTTGGAGCCTTGGAGCTTGCGGTGGAGACCAGTGTCGATTCTTTCCCGCCGCCGGAGGGAACGGAGCTCTTCGTTTCCACCAATGCGGCCGAAGAGAGCATCCAGCAAAAGGTGGTACTCTATGACAAAGACGGTGATTATCATTTCGATGTGGCAAGTGCCTTTATAAAATCGATTCGGGGCAGCGATCCCGACGCGGCCCTCTACTGGATGGCACGAATGGTCCGGGCCGGTGAGGATCCGAGGTTTATCTTCCGAAGGATGCTGATCAGCGCCTGTGAAGATATCGGCCTTGCCGATCCCCATGCCCTCGGTGTGGTAGAGTCGGCGGCCGCAGCCTTCGACAGGGTCGGCATGCCGGAGGGACGATTCCACCTCACCCACGCGGTGCTCTACCTTGCCACCGCTCCAAAATCGAACAGTTCCCTCGCCTTTTTCGATGCCCTTAAGGCGGTGGAAGAGGATACCAAAAGCGAGGTGCCGAACCATCTTCGGGACGCCAACCGCGACAAGGAGGGTTTCGGCCACGGCGAAGGCTACCTCTATCCCCATGCGTATCGGGACCACTGGGTTGCCCAGCACTATCTCCCCGAGCAGATGCGAGGCCGCCTCTTCTACCGCCCATCGTCTCAAGGCTATGAGGAGCGGGTCAGAGACCAGGTGACCAGAAGACGGGAGGCACAGCTGGCTTTGGGCCAGATGGAGGATCCCGGCGAAATTCTCAGCTTCGGTAAACCCGGCGGGAAAGAGGCACGATGGCTTGCACGCCTGGCCGACAATGCCTCGGAAAACCTTATGATGCTCAGAAAGGCTATCTTCGACGAAGCAAAACCGGCTCGTCATGAACTGGTCCTCGACCTTCGGGCCGACGACGGATTGCTGCTCTGGGAGGCGTGCAGAAAGAGCCCCGAAGGCGGGGTTTGGGGAGCGCTCAGGAGTCGGGAGGCGCTCCAACGGCTGGAAGGCTATGCATCCACCCTGGACGATCCCGGTCGTCCCTCGCTTTTTATCGCGGGATCCGAGCCGCTGAGGAAAGGGATTCCGGAGGAGATCTCCTTTGAGGTGGTGATAGGAAGAAACCACTTTCTCAGGCTCCCGGAAAGTGAGCATCCCAGGGAAATGGAAACCATCTTTTCCGTCCTAAAGCCGAAAGGCCGATTCGTCGTCGCCGAGACCATTCCCAAATACGGAATGAGACTCTCCGATGCCGTTGTAAGCATCGCACCTCAAGAACGATCGCTGATCGAACTTTTGGAAAAGGCGGAAGAGAGCATATATGAAACAGGGACGAATGATGCAACCTCCTGGGATGAGAAGAGTCTCACGGACCATGCCGCTGCGGCGGGTTTTCAGGTCGACACCCCCCGCTTTTTTCCCCTTGAGGAGGAGCGCACCATAGGAAGCAGAGAACTCAAACGCTGGCTTTCCCCATCCACCGAAGGCGGATACGGAGCATGCATCTCCCAACTGAATTTGGCGGACATCAGGGAAACGGAAAAACGTCTTACAACGATTCTCGCAGGTCATCCCATTCCCTGGCGAAGAAAGCTCGCACTTTTGAAATTCCACAGGTAA